In the genome of Mucilaginibacter defluvii, one region contains:
- a CDS encoding acyl-CoA thioesterase has translation MFEHSTKIRVRYGETDQMGYVYYGNYAEFYEVGRVDMLRSLGMTYRKMEETGIMMPVLEMKCKYLKPALYDEEITIRVIMDKLPGVKIHFRYELFNEKQELINIGETLLAFINMKTNRPCLAPAEFIEKTKPFFE, from the coding sequence ATGTTTGAGCACTCCACCAAGATACGGGTACGTTACGGCGAAACCGACCAAATGGGCTATGTTTACTATGGTAACTATGCTGAATTTTATGAGGTTGGCCGTGTAGATATGCTGCGCTCGCTGGGCATGACCTACCGTAAAATGGAAGAGACCGGCATTATGATGCCCGTGCTGGAGATGAAGTGTAAGTATCTCAAACCCGCGTTGTACGATGAGGAAATTACTATCCGTGTAATTATGGATAAACTGCCGGGTGTTAAGATACATTTCAGGTATGAACTGTTTAATGAAAAGCAGGAACTCATCAACATTGGCGAAACGCTGCTGGCCTTCATCAATATGAAAACAAACCGCCCTTGCCTGGCCCCAGCTGAATTTATTGAAAAGACCAAGCCATTTTTTGAGTAG
- a CDS encoding YihY/virulence factor BrkB family protein: MEWLHNFLFRFAFYRRFIEWTKTLIIPGFRPLPLYTVVVFFILEIKQGSLGNRASSLAYSFMLAIFPALIFLVSVIPFIPVIIPYIPEYKFQRELLQLFKLILPDDAYQAFKLTLVDLVKNRNGKLLSFGFVSALYFATNGISNLMRAFNKSSLQLETRTWLKRRWTALLLTLVLSFAMFFAIILMIAGQSVISFLQEHIYKTSNFWSYVIAFSRWIIIVVIFFVTLSVLYRYGPAHKQRWKFINPGSVLATFLGLLISIGFAYYINNFSAYNKVYGSIGTLIVVMIWMYLNSLVVLIGFELNASVDLSKRNIKIAKPLFNTFKATINKPNEN; the protein is encoded by the coding sequence ATGGAGTGGCTGCATAACTTTCTTTTTAGGTTTGCATTTTACCGCAGGTTTATTGAATGGACAAAAACGCTCATTATACCCGGCTTTCGTCCGCTGCCGCTTTATACCGTAGTTGTTTTCTTCATTCTGGAAATCAAGCAGGGATCATTGGGTAACCGGGCATCGTCTCTGGCTTACAGCTTTATGCTGGCTATTTTTCCGGCGTTGATCTTCCTTGTATCTGTTATTCCGTTCATCCCTGTGATAATCCCTTACATCCCCGAATACAAGTTTCAGCGGGAGTTATTACAGTTGTTTAAACTGATCTTACCTGACGACGCTTACCAGGCTTTTAAACTCACGCTTGTTGACCTGGTAAAGAACCGTAACGGTAAACTTTTGTCTTTCGGTTTTGTGTCTGCCCTGTACTTTGCTACCAATGGCATCAGCAACCTGATGCGGGCGTTTAATAAATCATCACTACAGCTTGAAACTCGTACATGGTTGAAGCGCCGCTGGACGGCTTTGTTACTAACACTGGTACTGAGCTTTGCGATGTTTTTTGCTATAATACTCATGATTGCCGGGCAGTCAGTGATTAGCTTTTTGCAGGAGCATATTTACAAAACAAGTAACTTTTGGTCATACGTAATCGCGTTTTCGCGGTGGATAATCATCGTAGTCATATTCTTTGTAACGCTAAGCGTGTTGTACCGGTATGGGCCTGCGCATAAGCAACGCTGGAAGTTTATTAACCCCGGCTCGGTGCTGGCAACCTTTTTAGGATTGCTCATATCAATAGGTTTCGCCTATTACATCAATAACTTTTCTGCTTACAATAAAGTGTACGGATCCATCGGTACATTAATTGTTGTGATGATCTGGATGTACCTCAATTCGCTTGTTGTATTGATCGGGTTTGAATTAAATGCCAGCGTCGACCTCTCGAAACGTAATATCAAGATCGCGAAACCCCTTTTTAATACCTTTAAAGCCACAATAAACAAGCCAAACGAAAATTAA